Below is a genomic region from Nostoc sp. UHCC 0870.
TTCGTTTACCTTGTCCGAATTTACCCTCAATAGAGTTACGAATTAGCTCATCGTCTCGTGCTTGTTTCTTTTTTTCAGGACTGACATTTTTGGGTGGTCTACCTAGTGGTGGTCCACTAATTCTAATGCCTCTTTCTTGACACCAAGAGCGGTTGTCTCTAGTGCGGTAAATTTTATCAACGTGAACTGATTGAGGATAATATCCGGTGTAGTTTTTGTAGGCTTCTACAAGTGATTTTAAGTCGCCTGATTCGTTAAAATTATCCCAACTAATATGGTCTAAAAATACATAGCCATCATGGCAACTAGCTGAAAGCTTTGCCCCAAACTCTACTCTTTTACCAGCTTTACCTCTGATAATCGGACGAATGTGTGGTTGATTTAAACTGACAATACGGTCTTCTATACTAATTTTTTTATTTTCATATAGCCATAGCTGTTGACGATAAATTTCTGCTACTACCAATAACTTCTTATATTGCCTATTACTCAGGGTGTCTAATGACGCGCCTAAATCCATTAATTGCTGAATATGAGATAAATTCCTCTTGATATATTGCAGTTGTCTTTTTATGGCTTTTCTTCTTTCTTTAACGGTGGGTTTCCTTTTTTTAGCTACTAATAAATAAGTTTTTCTAGCTATATTTCTATAGGTTCTCGGTTTTTGGATAGTTTTTACCAACAGGGAGTTATATAAAATATCTATAATTGTTTCTGTGTGCTTTCTGGCTTGATTTAATAATCCTAAATCTGTCGGATAACTTATATCTGCTGGCGCACAACTGGCATCTAATATTAATTTCCCCCTATTGGTCGGCTCACTTTTTGAATCCTCGGCTTTTGACTTTTTTTCTTTTTCTGCCTCCGCTTTTTTTTCTAATTCCTGTTTGACCATTTCTCGGTTCACTTTGTTGACTAAGTTTATATCTATTCTTTCTCTAAAGTGAACTAACATTGACGCATCAAATGGGGCATTATTACTATAGCAAGACAAGCCTATAAAGTATTGTAGATAGGGATTCTCCCTAATTTGCTCTACTGTTTCTCTATCACTTATTCCTAGTTTTTCTTTAATTATTAATGCCCCTAATGCCATCCTAAATGTTTTGGCTGGCGCGCCCATTTCTGCTGAAAATATTGCTGCGTACTCTGCTTCAAATTCTGACCAAGGTATCATGTTCGCCATGATTAACCAACGGTTATCTGAGGCTAGTTTTCCCCCAAAGGGTAGTTCAAAGTCTTCTGCTGCTGTTTCTTGCTTTTGCGCTTTTCTATACATACCAACGCAACTTACTACAAGGGTTTTTACCTATTTTATCCTTTTCCCTTGCACTTTATTTTCTTTTATCCCCCCACATCTCTTGATTTATCTAGGTTTTTCGTTTACTCAGCAAGCCCTAAATAGTTTGAACTTCGACCAGATTTTTCCATTCAGCTTTAGTTGCTACCCTATACCAATCATAAAGTGCATCACAGGAATCTGCGTGCGCTTCACAAAATTCCCGCAAAATTCTGCGGCTAATAACGTGCATTTAAATTTATTCGTGATTACAACTATTAAGACTCTAATTATATCCGCTCTCTCCCGCACATCAGATGTTCCGCTTCAGCACAACCGACTTCAGAAATCGAGCGTGATACAGTACGCCTGCTGATAATCCTTGCCTCAGCCACTAGTTTCTGACTCCAAAACAACCAGCACTTTCTCCTCCAACCCCGTCAAATAAACCCGCTTCAGCTTCCCCAACGACTCCAAAAACTTCTGCACCGACTCCTCCAGTTCAGTAGAATACACCCGATTGATGCGATCGCAGATCACCTGCATCTGCTCACACTCAGCAGGCAGATAGTTGTAAGACTTTAGATGCTGTATACCAACAGTACATTCGCCATTCCAAAGCCTCACGGTACAACTGAAGTCATGGACAGCAACTACTATGCACCAACAGCCACCTTTACCTCTGAGTTCGGGATTGTCCTTGGCTAAGATTTGGCATACCTCCCCAATCTGGTAGCTGTTGGGTATTTGGGTGCGCTCGATTATCCTTTGCACAACATCTTTCACAATCCTACCAGTCGGCACTTTACCGCCAGCAAGTTCTACTGCCTGCTGCCAAACTTCTAGCTGTTTCTCCGGCTCTAGCTTAGTTATAGGTCTAACTTGCCCTTCGCTAGTTGGCAAGATTTGTGATTCTTCTGTTGTCAAATTATCATCCGAGGATTTTTGACAACAAATTGTTGTCAAATTTTCGTAGACCTGCGCGGCTGCTATTAAATAATTTGATTTTTGACGACTATGGGCAAAGCGATCGCGGCAATACTCCTCGAAAGTTTTATGCGTAGAACGGTACAGTCTTCGATCACGTAATTCTGCCAAAGCTTTACCTGCCTCAAAGAAAGCCCTCTCCACACGACGTTCCAAGTGCAGGCGATCGCTTTGTTCCTGTTCAGTTAACTCAGGAATTTCAACAGCCGTCACATCAATCGTTGCTGAACCTGAATCTTCTGAAAGCGAAATGTCTGAAGTTGGCGATTCTGGATTGCTGGATGTGGCAGAGTTAGCTTTTTTTCGATTTAGGGGTGGTTTGGTCATTTGTCCACCTTTAGTCGAATAATCTTTGACCAGTCTTAAAAGA
It encodes:
- a CDS encoding IS5 family transposase, yielding MYRKAQKQETAAEDFELPFGGKLASDNRWLIMANMIPWSEFEAEYAAIFSAEMGAPAKTFRMALGALIIKEKLGISDRETVEQIRENPYLQYFIGLSCYSNNAPFDASMLVHFRERIDINLVNKVNREMVKQELEKKAEAEKEKKSKAEDSKSEPTNRGKLILDASCAPADISYPTDLGLLNQARKHTETIIDILYNSLLVKTIQKPRTYRNIARKTYLLVAKKRKPTVKERRKAIKRQLQYIKRNLSHIQQLMDLGASLDTLSNRQYKKLLVVAEIYRQQLWLYENKKISIEDRIVSLNQPHIRPIIRGKAGKRVEFGAKLSASCHDGYVFLDHISWDNFNESGDLKSLVEAYKNYTGYYPQSVHVDKIYRTRDNRSWCQERGIRISGPPLGRPPKNVSPEKKKQARDDELIRNSIEGKFGQGKRRFSLGRVMAKLPHTSLTAIAITFLVMNLSTLLSRLFCVFLWQFFKTTSFFPYLINKNAILLDYQQQKLIFALP